In Escherichia ruysiae, a genomic segment contains:
- the hybB gene encoding Ni/Fe-hydrogenase cytochrome b subunit, translated as MSHDPQPLGGKIISKPVMIFGPLIVICMLLIVKRLVFGLGSVSDLNGGFPWGVWIAFDLLIGTGFACGGWALAWAVYVFNRGQYHPLVRPALLASLFGYSLGGLSITIDVGRYWNLPYFYIPGHFNVNSVLFETAVCMTIYIGVMALEFAPALFERLGWKVSLKRLNKVMFFIIALGALLPTMHQSSMGSLMISAGYKVHPLWQSYEMLPLFSLLTAFIMGFSIVIFEGSLVQAGLRGNGPDEKSLFVKLTNTISVLLAIFIVLRFGELIYRDKLSLAFAGDFYSVMFWIEVLLMLFPLVVLRVAKLRNDSRMLFLSALSALLGCATWRLTYSLVAFNPGGGYAYFPTWEELLISIGFVAIEICAYIVLIRLLPILPPLKQNDHNRHEASKA; from the coding sequence ATGAGTCATGATCCACAACCGCTGGGCGGCAAAATCATCAGTAAACCGGTCATGATTTTTGGACCGTTAATCGTCATCTGTATGCTCCTGATTGTGAAACGTCTGGTGTTCGGTCTGGGCTCTGTCTCCGACCTGAACGGCGGCTTCCCGTGGGGCGTGTGGATCGCGTTTGACCTGCTGATCGGCACCGGCTTTGCCTGTGGCGGCTGGGCGCTGGCGTGGGCGGTATACGTCTTTAACCGTGGGCAATACCATCCGCTGGTGCGTCCGGCGCTGTTGGCGAGTCTGTTTGGTTACTCACTGGGTGGCTTGTCGATCACTATCGACGTGGGTCGCTACTGGAACCTGCCGTACTTCTACATTCCGGGTCACTTCAACGTGAACTCGGTACTGTTCGAGACGGCGGTCTGTATGACTATCTACATCGGCGTGATGGCACTGGAGTTTGCTCCGGCACTGTTTGAACGTCTGGGCTGGAAGGTGTCGCTCAAACGTCTGAACAAGGTGATGTTCTTCATCATCGCGCTTGGTGCGCTGCTGCCGACCATGCACCAGTCTTCAATGGGGTCGCTGATGATCTCGGCGGGCTACAAGGTGCATCCGCTGTGGCAGAGCTATGAAATGTTGCCGCTGTTCTCGCTGCTGACGGCGTTCATCATGGGCTTCTCGATTGTCATCTTTGAAGGTTCGCTGGTGCAGGCGGGTCTGCGCGGCAATGGTCCGGATGAGAAGAGCCTGTTCGTCAAGCTGACCAACACCATCAGTGTGTTGCTGGCGATTTTCATCGTGCTGCGCTTTGGTGAGCTAATCTATCGTGACAAGCTGTCCTTAGCGTTTGCCGGTGACTTCTACTCCGTGATGTTCTGGATTGAAGTCCTGCTGATGCTCTTCCCGCTGGTCGTTCTGCGTGTGGCGAAGCTGCGCAATGATTCCCGTATGCTGTTCCTGTCAGCACTGAGCGCGCTGTTAGGTTGTGCAACCTGGCGTCTGACCTATTCGCTGGTGGCATTTAACCCAGGCGGCGGTTACGCCTACTTCCCGACCTGGGAAGAACTGTTGATTTCTATTGGTTTTGTGGCTATTGAGATTTGCGCTTACATCGTACTCATTCGTCTACTGCCGATACTTCCTCCTTTAAAACAAAACGATCATAATCGTCATGAGGCGAGCAAAGCATGA
- the hybG gene encoding hydrogenase maturation factor HybG has protein sequence MCIGVPGQVLAVGEDIHQLAQVEVCGIKRDVNIALICEGNPADLLGQWVLVHVGFAMSIIDEDEAKATLDALRQMDYDITSA, from the coding sequence ATGTGTATTGGCGTTCCAGGCCAGGTGCTGGCTGTCGGTGAAGATATTCACCAGCTTGCGCAGGTTGAAGTATGTGGTATCAAGCGCGACGTGAATATCGCGCTGATTTGCGAAGGTAACCCTGCCGATCTGCTGGGCCAGTGGGTACTGGTGCACGTCGGATTTGCCATGAGTATCATCGACGAAGACGAAGCCAAAGCCACATTAGACGCACTGCGCCAAATGGATTACGACATTACCAGCGCGTGA
- a CDS encoding TIGR00645 family protein, giving the protein MERFLENAMYASRWLLAPVYFGLSLALVALALKFFQEIIHVLPNIFSMAESDLILVLLSLVDMTLVGGLLVMVMFSGYENFVSQLDISENKEKLNWLGKMDATSLKNKVAASIVAISSIHLLRVFMDAKNVPDNKLMWYVIIHLTFVLSAFVMGYLDRLTRHNH; this is encoded by the coding sequence ATGGAACGTTTTCTTGAAAATGCAATGTATGCTTCTCGCTGGCTGCTTGCCCCCGTGTACTTTGGCCTTTCGCTGGCGTTAGTTGCCCTGGCGCTGAAGTTCTTCCAGGAGATTATTCACGTACTACCGAATATCTTCTCGATGGCGGAATCTGATTTGATCCTCGTGTTGCTGTCGCTGGTGGATATGACACTGGTTGGCGGTTTGCTGGTGATGGTGATGTTTTCCGGTTATGAGAATTTCGTCTCACAACTGGATATCTCCGAGAACAAAGAGAAGCTGAACTGGCTGGGGAAAATGGACGCAACGTCGCTGAAAAACAAAGTAGCAGCGTCGATTGTGGCAATCTCTTCCATTCACTTACTGCGCGTCTTTATGGATGCGAAAAACGTGCCTGATAACAAACTGATGTGGTACGTCATTATCCATCTGACATTTGTGCTCTCTGCATTTGTGATGGGCTATCTTGACCGACTGACTCGTCATAATCACTGA
- the hypA gene encoding hydrogenase maturation nickel metallochaperone HypA — protein MHELSLCQSAVEIIQRQAEQHDVKRVTAVWLEIGALSCVEESAVRFSFEIVCQGTVAQGCDLHIVYKPAQAWCWDCSQVVEIHQHDAQCPLCHGERLRVDTGDSLIVKSIEVE, from the coding sequence ATGCATGAGTTGTCGCTTTGCCAGAGCGCCGTTGAGATTATCCAACGGCAGGCGGAGCAGCACGATGTTAAGCGCGTCACCGCCGTGTGGCTGGAAATTGGCGCGCTCTCCTGCGTTGAGGAGAGCGCCGTCCGTTTTAGTTTTGAAATTGTCTGCCAGGGAACGGTGGCGCAAGGGTGCGATTTACATATCGTCTATAAACCCGCCCAGGCCTGGTGTTGGGATTGCAGCCAGGTAGTGGAGATTCATCAGCACGATGCGCAGTGCCCGCTCTGTCATGGCGAGCGGTTGCGTGTCGATACCGGCGATTCGCTGATCGTCAAAAGTATTGAAGTTGAATAA
- the gpr gene encoding L-glyceraldehyde 3-phosphate reductase, giving the protein MVWLANPERYGQMQYRYCGKSGLRLPALSLGLWHNFGHVNALESQRAILRKAFDLGITHFDLANNYGPPPGSAEENFGRLLREDFAAYRDELIISTKAGYDMWPGPYGSGGSRKYLLASLDQSLKRMGLEYVDIFYSHRVDENTPMEETASALAHAVQSGKALYVGISSYSPERTQKMVELLREWKIPLLIHQPSYNLLNRWVDKSGLLDTLQNNGVGCIAFTPLAQGLLTGKYLNGIPEDSRMHREGHKVRGLTPKMLTEANLNSLRLLNEMAQQRGQSMAQMALSWLLKDERVTSVLIGASRAEQLEENVQALNNLTFSTEELVQIDQHIADGELNLWQASSDK; this is encoded by the coding sequence ATGGTCTGGTTAGCAAATCCCGAACGTTACGGGCAGATGCAATACCGCTATTGCGGAAAAAGCGGTTTACGCCTGCCCGCGTTATCGCTCGGTTTATGGCACAATTTCGGTCACGTTAACGCGCTGGAATCACAGCGTGCGATCCTGCGTAAAGCGTTTGATTTAGGCATTACGCACTTTGATTTAGCCAATAACTATGGGCCACCTCCAGGAAGCGCAGAAGAGAACTTTGGTCGCCTGCTGCGCGAGGATTTTGCCGCTTATCGCGATGAACTGATTATCTCAACCAAGGCTGGCTACGATATGTGGCCCGGCCCTTACGGCTCTGGCGGTTCACGTAAATACCTGCTCGCCAGCCTCGACCAAAGCCTGAAGCGTATGGGTCTGGAATATGTCGATATTTTTTACTCTCATCGCGTCGATGAAAATACGCCGATGGAAGAAACCGCCTCTGCGCTGGCTCATGCTGTGCAAAGCGGTAAGGCGCTTTATGTCGGGATCTCCTCTTACTCGCCAGAGCGGACACAAAAAATGGTCGAGTTACTGCGCGAGTGGAAAATTCCGCTGTTAATTCATCAACCTTCGTACAATTTACTGAACCGCTGGGTAGATAAAAGCGGCCTGCTGGATACCCTGCAAAATAACGGCGTGGGCTGCATTGCCTTTACTCCTCTGGCTCAGGGATTGCTGACCGGAAAATATCTCAACGGTATTCCGGAGGATTCACGGATGCATCGCGAAGGTCATAAAGTTCGTGGTCTGACGCCGAAAATGCTCACCGAAGCCAACCTCAACAGCCTGCGCTTATTGAATGAAATGGCACAGCAGCGTGGACAATCAATGGCGCAAATGGCGTTAAGCTGGTTGCTGAAAGATGAGCGAGTGACGTCGGTATTGATTGGTGCCAGCCGTGCGGAGCAACTGGAGGAGAACGTGCAGGCGCTGAATAATCTGACGTTTAGCACCGAGGAGTTAGTGCAGATTGACCAGCATATCGCCGATGGCGAGCTGAATCTGTGGCAGGCGTCGTCCGATAAATGA
- the hybE gene encoding hydrogenase-2 assembly chaperone — MTEEIAGFQTSPKAQVQAAFEEIARRSMHDLSFLHPSMPVYVSDFTLFEGQWTGCVITPWMLSAVIFPGPDQLWPLRKVSEKIGLQLPYGTMTFTVGELDGVSQYLSCSLMSPLSHSMSIEEGQRLTDDCARMILSLPVTNPDVPHAGRRALLFGRRSGENA; from the coding sequence ATGACTGAAGAGATAGCAGGTTTCCAGACCTCCCCTAAGGCGCAAGTACAGGCAGCGTTTGAAGAAATTGCCCGGCGTTCGATGCACGATCTTTCTTTTCTGCATCCTTCAATGCCGGTGTATGTTTCCGACTTTACGCTGTTCGAAGGTCAGTGGACGGGGTGTGTGATCACCCCGTGGATGCTGAGTGCAGTTATCTTCCCCGGCCCGGATCAACTCTGGCCGCTGCGCAAAGTGAGTGAAAAAATCGGTCTGCAACTGCCGTATGGCACTATGACCTTTACCGTTGGTGAACTGGACGGTGTTTCGCAATACCTCTCCTGCTCGCTGATGTCGCCGCTTTCGCACAGCATGTCGATTGAAGAGGGTCAACGCCTGACGGATGACTGTGCGCGAATGATCCTTTCGCTGCCGGTCACCAATCCGGATGTACCACACGCAGGGCGTCGCGCCCTGCTGTTTGGTCGCAGGAGTGGCGAAAATGCATGA
- the hybA gene encoding hydrogenase 2 operon protein HybA — protein sequence MNRRNFIKAASCGALLTGALPSVSHAAAENRPPIPGSLGMLYDSTLCVGCQACVTKCQDINFPERNPQGEQTWSNNDKLSPYTNNIIQVWTSGTGVNKDQEENGYAYIKKQCMHCVDPNCVSVCPVSALKKDPKTGIVHYDKDVCTGCRYCMVACPYNVPKYDYNNPFGALHKCELCNQKGVERLDKGGLPGCVEVCPAGAVIFGTREELMAEAKKRLALKPGSEYHYPRQTLKSGDTYLHMVPKYYPHLYGEKEGGGTQVLVLTGVPYENLDLPKLDDLSTGARSENIQHTLYKGMMLPLAVLAGLTVLVRRNTKNDHHDGGDDHES from the coding sequence GTGAACAGACGTAATTTTATTAAAGCAGCCTCCTGCGGGGCATTGCTGACGGGCGCGTTGCCGTCGGTCAGCCATGCGGCTGCTGAAAACCGCCCGCCAATTCCGGGATCGCTGGGTATGTTGTATGACTCGACCTTGTGCGTAGGCTGCCAGGCTTGCGTCACCAAGTGTCAGGATATCAACTTCCCTGAACGTAACCCACAAGGGGAACAGACCTGGTCGAACAACGACAAACTGTCGCCATACACCAATAACATCATTCAGGTGTGGACCAGCGGCACGGGGGTCAACAAAGACCAGGAAGAGAACGGCTACGCGTACATTAAGAAACAGTGTATGCATTGCGTCGATCCGAACTGTGTCTCTGTGTGCCCGGTCTCCGCGCTGAAAAAAGATCCGAAAACCGGCATTGTCCATTACGACAAAGACGTGTGCACCGGCTGCCGTTACTGCATGGTTGCCTGCCCGTACAACGTGCCGAAGTACGACTACAACAACCCGTTTGGTGCGCTGCATAAGTGCGAGCTGTGCAACCAGAAAGGTGTGGAACGTCTCGATAAAGGCGGTCTGCCTGGCTGCGTAGAAGTGTGCCCGGCGGGCGCGGTGATTTTTGGTACTCGTGAAGAGCTGATGGCTGAGGCGAAAAAACGTCTGGCACTGAAGCCAGGCAGCGAATACCACTATCCGCGTCAGACGCTGAAATCTGGCGACACTTACCTGCACATGGTGCCGAAATATTATCCGCATCTGTACGGCGAGAAAGAGGGCGGCGGTACTCAGGTTCTGGTACTGACGGGTGTTCCTTATGAAAATCTCGACCTACCGAAGCTGGACGATCTTTCTACCGGTGCGCGTTCCGAAAATATTCAACACACCCTGTATAAAGGCATGATGCTACCACTGGCTGTGCTGGCGGGCTTAACCGTGCTGGTTCGTCGCAACACCAAAAACGACCATCACGACGGAGGAGACGATCATGAGTCATGA
- the yghW gene encoding DUF2623 family protein YghW, with translation MNNHFGKGLMAGLKATHADSAVNVTKFCADYKRGFVLGYSHRMYKKTGDRQLSAWEAGILTRRYGLDKEMVMDFFRENNSCSTLRFFMAGYRLEN, from the coding sequence ATGAATAACCATTTTGGTAAAGGCTTAATGGCGGGATTAAAAGCAACACATGCCGACAGTGCGGTTAATGTGACTAAATTCTGTGCTGATTATAAGCGTGGATTTGTATTAGGCTACTCGCACCGGATGTATAAAAAGACCGGTGACCGCCAGCTCAGTGCTTGGGAAGCGGGTATTCTGACGCGCCGTTATGGACTGGATAAAGAGATGGTAATGGATTTCTTTCGTGAGAATAATTCCTGTTCTACATTACGATTTTTTATGGCTGGTTATCGCCTCGAAAATTGA
- the yghX gene encoding YghX family hydrolase, with the protein MPRLTAKDFPQELLDYYDYYAHGKISKREFLNLAAKYAVGGMTALALFDLLKPNYALATQVEFTDPEIVAEYITYPSPNGHGEVRGYLVKPAKMSGKTPAVVVVHENRGLNPYIEDVARRVAKAGYIALAPDGLSSVGGYPGNDDKGRELQQQVDPTKLMNDFFAAIEFMQRYQQATGKVGITGFCYGGGVSNAAAVAYPELACAVPFYGRQAPTADVAKIDAPLLLHYAELDTRINEGWPAYEAALKANNKVYEAYIYPGVNHGFHNDSTPRYDKSAADLAWQRTLKWFDKYLS; encoded by the coding sequence ATGCCGCGTTTAACCGCCAAAGATTTCCCACAAGAGTTGCTGGATTACTACGACTATTACGCTCATGGGAAAATCTCGAAACGTGAGTTCCTCAACCTTGCGGCGAAGTATGCGGTGGGCGGGATGACGGCATTAGCGTTGTTTGATTTGCTCAAGCCAAATTATGCGCTGGCGACTCAGGTAGAGTTTACCGACCCGGAAATTGTTGCTGAGTACATCACGTATCCTTCGCCAAATGGTCACGGCGAGGTACGGGGTTATCTGGTGAAGCCCGCGAAGATGAGCGGCAAAACGCCAGCCGTGGTGGTGGTGCATGAGAATCGTGGACTGAATCCGTATATCGAAGATGTGGCACGGCGAGTGGCGAAGGCAGGGTACATCGCCCTGGCGCCAGACGGTTTAAGCTCCGTGGGTGGATATCCGGGGAACGATGATAAAGGTCGTGAGCTGCAACAGCAGGTCGATCCGACTAAGTTGATGAATGATTTCTTTGCCGCAATTGAGTTTATGCAACGCTATCAGCAAGCCACGGGCAAAGTGGGTATTACTGGATTTTGCTATGGCGGTGGTGTCTCAAACGCGGCTGCGGTGGCATATCCGGAACTGGCCTGCGCGGTGCCGTTTTATGGTCGCCAGGCACCCACCGCTGATGTGGCGAAAATCGACGCACCTTTACTGCTTCACTACGCTGAACTGGACACCCGAATCAACGAAGGCTGGCCTGCTTATGAGGCGGCGTTGAAAGCGAATAATAAGGTCTATGAGGCGTATATTTATCCGGGGGTTAATCACGGATTCCATAATGATTCCACGCCCCGTTATGACAAATCTGCCGCCGATCTTGCCTGGCAAAGGACGCTGAAATGGTTCGACAAATATCTCTCCTGA
- the yghU gene encoding glutathione-dependent disulfide-bond oxidoreductase → MTDNTYQPAKVWTWDKSAGGAFANINRPVSGPTHEKTLPVGKHPLQLYSLGTPNGQKVTIMLEELLALGVTGAEYDAWLIRIGDGDQFSSGFVEVNPNSKIPALRDHTHNPPIRVFESGSILLYLAEKFGYFLPQDLAKRTETLNWLFWLQGAAPFLGGGFGHFYHYAPVKIEYAINRFTMEAKRLLDVLDKQLAQHKFVAGDEYTIADMAIWPWFGNVVLGGVYDAAEFLDAGSYKHVQRWAKEVGERPAVKRGRIVNRTNGPLNEQLHERHDASDFETNTEDKRQG, encoded by the coding sequence ATGACAGACAATACTTATCAGCCCGCGAAAGTCTGGACGTGGGATAAATCTGCTGGCGGCGCATTCGCCAATATCAATCGCCCGGTTTCTGGCCCGACGCATGAAAAAACGCTGCCGGTTGGCAAGCACCCGTTACAGCTCTATTCTCTGGGCACGCCAAACGGTCAGAAAGTAACGATTATGCTTGAGGAGCTGCTGGCGCTGGGCGTTACTGGTGCAGAGTACGACGCCTGGCTGATTCGCATTGGCGATGGCGATCAATTCTCCAGCGGCTTTGTGGAAGTGAATCCGAACTCGAAGATCCCCGCGCTGCGCGATCATACGCATAATCCGCCAATCCGCGTGTTTGAGTCTGGTTCGATCCTGCTTTATCTGGCAGAGAAATTTGGCTACTTCTTGCCGCAGGATTTGGCAAAACGGACGGAAACACTGAACTGGTTGTTCTGGTTACAGGGCGCTGCGCCGTTCCTCGGCGGTGGTTTTGGTCACTTTTACCATTACGCGCCGGTGAAAATTGAGTACGCCATCAACCGCTTTACCATGGAAGCCAAGCGCCTGCTCGACGTGCTTGATAAGCAACTGGCGCAGCATAAGTTTGTTGCGGGCGATGAGTACACCATTGCTGATATGGCAATCTGGCCGTGGTTTGGCAACGTGGTGTTAGGCGGCGTATATGATGCCGCAGAGTTTCTTGATGCGGGCAGTTATAAGCACGTGCAACGCTGGGCGAAAGAAGTGGGCGAACGTCCGGCGGTGAAGCGTGGGCGTATTGTTAACCGCACCAACGGACCGCTGAACGAGCAGTTGCATGAGCGCCATGACGCCAGTGATTTTGAGACGAATACGGAAGATAAGCGTCAGGGGTAA
- the hybC gene encoding hydrogenase 2 large subunit — protein sequence MSQRITIDPVTRIEGHLRIDCEIENGVVSKAWASGTMWRGMEEIVKNRDPRDAWMIVQRICGVCTTTHALSSVRAAESALNIDVPVNAQYIRNIILAAHTTHDHIVHFYQLSALDWVDITSALQADPTKASEMLKGVSTWHLNSPEEFTKVQNKIKELVASGQLGIFANGYWGHPAMKLPPEVNLIAVAHYLQALECQRDANRVVALLGGKTPHIQNLAVGGVANPINLDGLGVLNLERLMYIKSFIDKLSDFVEQVYKVDTAVIAAFYPEWLTRGKGAVNYLSVPEFPTDSKNGSFLFPGGYIENADLSSYRPITSHSDEYLIKGIQESAKHSWYKDEAPQAPWEGTTIPAYDGWSDDGKYSWVKSPTFYGKTVEVGPLANMLVKLAAGRESTQNKLNEIVAIYQKLTGNTLEVAQLHSTLGRIIGRTVHCCELQDILQNQYSALITNIGKGDHTTFVKPNIPATGEFKGVGFLEAPRGMLSHWMVIKDGIISNYQAVVPSTWNSGPRNFNDDVGPYEQSLVGTPVADPNKPLEVVRTIHSFDPCMACAVHVVDADGNEVVSVKVL from the coding sequence ATGAGCCAGAGAATTACTATTGATCCGGTAACCCGTATTGAAGGGCATTTACGCATCGATTGCGAAATCGAAAATGGCGTCGTTTCGAAAGCATGGGCTTCCGGAACCATGTGGCGCGGCATGGAAGAGATCGTGAAAAACCGCGATCCGCGCGATGCATGGATGATTGTGCAACGTATCTGTGGCGTATGTACTACCACTCACGCGCTGTCTTCCGTTCGTGCGGCAGAGAGTGCGCTGAATATCGACGTTCCGGTTAACGCGCAATACATCCGTAACATCATTCTGGCTGCGCACACCACGCATGACCATATCGTTCATTTCTATCAGCTTTCGGCGCTGGACTGGGTGGACATCACTTCTGCACTGCAAGCTGACCCAACCAAAGCCTCCGAAATGCTGAAAGGCGTTTCGACCTGGCATCTGAACAGTCCGGAAGAGTTCACCAAAGTTCAGAACAAGATCAAAGAGCTGGTTGCCAGCGGTCAGTTGGGTATTTTCGCCAACGGCTACTGGGGTCACCCGGCGATGAAACTGCCGCCGGAAGTGAACCTGATTGCGGTAGCTCACTACCTGCAGGCGCTGGAGTGCCAGCGTGACGCTAACCGCGTCGTGGCTCTGCTGGGCGGTAAAACGCCGCACATTCAGAACCTGGCGGTAGGTGGGGTCGCTAACCCAATCAACCTCGACGGTCTGGGCGTGCTGAACCTTGAGCGCCTGATGTACATCAAGTCTTTCATCGACAAGCTGAGCGACTTTGTTGAGCAGGTTTACAAGGTTGATACCGCAGTTATCGCCGCGTTCTACCCTGAATGGCTGACGCGCGGTAAAGGTGCAGTGAACTACCTGAGTGTGCCGGAATTCCCGACCGACAGCAAAAATGGCAGCTTCCTGTTCCCGGGCGGCTACATTGAGAATGCGGATCTGTCCTCGTATCGTCCGATCACTTCCCATTCCGATGAATACCTGATCAAAGGGATTCAGGAAAGCGCGAAGCACTCCTGGTATAAAGACGAAGCACCGCAGGCACCGTGGGAAGGCACAACCATTCCTGCTTATGATGGCTGGTCTGACGACGGTAAATACTCGTGGGTGAAATCACCGACTTTCTACGGCAAAACGGTAGAAGTGGGTCCGCTGGCGAACATGCTGGTGAAACTGGCGGCAGGACGCGAGTCTACCCAGAACAAACTGAATGAAATCGTTGCAATTTATCAGAAACTGACTGGCAACACGCTGGAAGTGGCGCAACTGCACTCCACGCTGGGGCGTATTATTGGTCGTACTGTTCACTGCTGCGAATTGCAGGATATCCTGCAAAATCAATACAGTGCACTGATCACCAATATCGGCAAAGGCGACCACACCACGTTCGTGAAGCCGAACATTCCGGCAACGGGTGAGTTCAAAGGCGTTGGCTTCCTTGAAGCACCGCGCGGTATGCTCTCTCACTGGATGGTGATCAAAGACGGTATCATCAGCAACTATCAGGCAGTTGTTCCGTCAACCTGGAACTCTGGCCCGCGTAACTTCAATGATGACGTCGGCCCTTACGAACAGTCGCTGGTAGGCACGCCGGTTGCTGATCCGAATAAACCGCTGGAAGTGGTGCGTACCATTCACTCCTTCGACCCGTGCATGGCCTGCGCGGTACACGTAGTGGATGCCGACGGCAACGAAGTGGTTTCAGTGAAGGTTCTGTAA
- a CDS encoding HyaD/HybD family hydrogenase maturation endopeptidase: MRILVLGVGNILLTDEAIGVRIVEALEQRYILPDYVEILDGGTAGMELLGDMANRDHLIIADAVVSKKNEPGTMMILRDEEVPALFTNKISPHQLGLADVLSALRFTGEFPKKLTLVGVIPESLEPHIGLTPTVEAMIEPALEQVLAALRESGVEAIPREAAHD, translated from the coding sequence ATGCGTATTTTAGTCTTAGGGGTCGGCAATATTTTGCTGACCGATGAAGCCATCGGTGTGCGGATTGTCGAAGCGTTAGAGCAACGATACATTCTGCCGGATTATGTTGAAATCCTCGATGGCGGCACGGCGGGAATGGAGCTGCTTGGCGACATGGCAAATCGCGATCATCTGATCATTGCGGATGCCGTTGTGTCGAAAAAGAACGAGCCGGGAACGATGATGATCCTGCGGGATGAAGAAGTTCCGGCGTTGTTTACTAACAAAATCTCTCCGCATCAGCTTGGCCTGGCCGACGTATTGTCGGCCCTGCGCTTCACCGGCGAGTTTCCGAAAAAGCTGACGCTGGTCGGCGTGATCCCGGAATCACTGGAGCCGCACATCGGCTTGACGCCGACGGTAGAAGCGATGATTGAACCTGCGCTTGAGCAGGTTCTGGCTGCGTTGCGCGAATCAGGCGTGGAAGCTATCCCACGGGAGGCTGCTCATGACTGA
- the hybO gene encoding hydrogenase 2 small subunit: MTGDNTLIHSHGINRRDFMKLCAALAATMGLSSKAAAEMAESVTNPQRPPVIWIGAQECTGCTESLLRATHPTVENLVLETISLEYHEVLSAAFGHQVEENKHNALEKYKGQYVLVVDGSIPLKDNGIYCMVAGEPIVDHIRKAAEGAAAIIAIGSCSAWGGVAAAGVNPTGAVSLQEVLPGKTVINIPGCPPNPHNFLATVAHIITYGKPPKLDDKNRPTFAYGRLIHEHCERRPHFDAGRFAKEFGDEGHREGWCLYHLGCKGPETYGNCSTLQFCDVGGVWPVAIGHPCYGCNEEGIGFHKGIHQLANVENQTPRSQKPDVNAKEGGNVSAGAIGLLGGVVGLVAGVSVMAVRELGRQQKKDNADSRGE, encoded by the coding sequence ATGACTGGAGATAACACCCTCATCCATTCTCACGGCATTAATCGTCGTGATTTCATGAAGCTTTGTGCAGCATTAGCCGCCACCATGGGGCTGAGTAGCAAAGCCGCCGCAGAGATGGCCGAATCGGTCACTAACCCGCAGCGCCCGCCGGTTATCTGGATTGGCGCGCAGGAATGCACCGGTTGTACGGAATCTCTGCTTCGTGCAACGCATCCAACGGTAGAAAACCTCGTGCTGGAGACCATCTCTCTGGAGTATCACGAAGTCCTTTCCGCCGCATTCGGCCATCAGGTTGAAGAGAACAAACATAACGCGCTTGAGAAGTATAAAGGGCAGTATGTGTTGGTTGTGGATGGTTCCATCCCATTAAAAGATAACGGTATTTACTGCATGGTTGCCGGTGAGCCGATTGTGGATCACATCCGCAAAGCGGCAGAAGGCGCAGCAGCCATTATTGCTATCGGTTCTTGCTCCGCGTGGGGCGGTGTCGCCGCAGCTGGGGTTAACCCCACCGGCGCGGTCAGCCTGCAAGAAGTTCTGCCGGGCAAAACCGTTATCAACATTCCAGGCTGTCCGCCGAACCCGCACAACTTCCTTGCGACCGTTGCGCACATCATCACTTACGGCAAACCGCCGAAACTGGATGACAAAAATCGTCCGACCTTCGCCTATGGCCGTCTGATTCACGAACACTGCGAACGTCGCCCGCACTTCGATGCTGGTCGTTTTGCCAAAGAGTTCGGTGATGAAGGCCACCGCGAAGGCTGGTGCCTGTACCACCTTGGCTGTAAAGGCCCTGAAACTTACGGCAACTGCTCAACGCTGCAATTCTGCGACGTTGGCGGCGTGTGGCCGGTGGCGATTGGTCACCCGTGCTATGGCTGTAACGAAGAAGGTATCGGCTTCCATAAAGGCATCCATCAGCTTGCCAACGTCGAAAATCAGACGCCACGCTCACAAAAACCGGACGTGAATGCTAAAGAAGGCGGCAACGTCTCTGCGGGCGCTATCGGTTTGCTTGGCGGCGTGGTTGGGCTGGTTGCCGGTGTCAGCGTGATGGCGGTGCGTGAACTGGGTCGTCAGCAAAAGAAAGATAACGCTGACTCACGGGGAGAATAA